Sequence from the Paeniglutamicibacter cryotolerans genome:
TCCGGCGAACAAGCTCAGCTTCCACCTTCGGGTCCTGGCCGCTGCGGGAATCATCGCCGAGGCGCCGGAGCTGGCCCGCGACAGGCGAGACAGGGTGTGGCAAACGGTGCCGGGAGGGCTGCGCATCGGATCGCCCGACGCCCCGGCCCCGGCCGATGACCGGTTGGCGCTGCTGGCCTATCTTGACCAGGAGGGCCGCGATCAACACCGGCGCCTGGATGCCGTGTTGGGTGCTGCGGCCGCATACGCGAAGGTGCCCGAAACCGACCCGCGGGCCCTGTTGAACACCACGGCGCTGCTGCTCGACGAGGCGGAGTTGGAGGAGTTGGGGGATCGGATCATCGAGGTGATCCGGTCCATGAAGCGCAAGCATGCCGTGCCGGTGGCCGAGTCCGGCGAACGCAAACTCTGGCACTTCACCATGTTCATGGCCCGCGAGGACCTGCCCGGGCTCGAGGCATCCGGTGACGGCCCCGGAACCTCCCCGGGGGGCCGGGACCCGGGCCGTCCGGAAACCGGCTGAGTGCTCGGCATGCGCCGGGTTGGCACGTCCGGGTCGGCATGGTGAACTCCCCATCGGACGAAGCTGCGTTCACTGTAGCTCCCAGCCCAAGGGCGGCAGCGCATCGCTTACCGGTCGGCGCCGCCGCCGGCTCCCCTTCAGGTAGACCGCGCTGATTGGTATGATTCCAACCATGTCCAGCTCGCGAGCTATTTTGCTTCGTTCCCGCTCTGAAGACGATTTCGAGGTCCTGTTCCACATCGCTGCCGATTTGAGCACGTGGGAGGAACGCAACGCGGCCTCCCCCGCTCCGCTGGATCGGGAGTCCTTCAGGGCTCGGCTGGCGCAGGCCGACGCCGCCGGTTCAGGGAAGGGCGTGCGTTTCGTGATCGACGTGGAGGGCGCCGCGGTCGGTAGCGTCATGCTCTTCGGCGTCGACGAGCTCGCCCGCCATGCGGAAGTCGGCATCGCCTTGGTCGCCGAGGCCCGCGGAAAGGGCATCGGGACGGCGGCCATCTCGCAGATCGTCGAATTCGCCTTCGTGCGCTGCAACTTGCGCCGCCTCCACCTCCAAGTGATCGGATCGAACCTCGGCGCCATCCGCGCCTATGAGAAGGCGGGGTTCGTGATCGAGGGTCGGCAACGCCAGCATGCCTGGGTACGCGGAAAGTACGAGGACATCCTCGTGATGGGGATACTCCGCCCGGAGTAGGAAGCAAGAGCCCGGAAACGGGTCTCCGGCCAAGTGCCGACCCCGAAGTCATCGCGCGCGGGTCTTGCCCGTTGTGTGGATCCACAGGCCCGCTCGCCAACGATCGTGATTCCACCGCTTCAGGGGAAGGCCGGGGACGGCATCTGAAGGGAATCAGGCGGCGGGCAGGATGGTGGCCAGATCCAGGATGCGGTCAGCGCGCGGGGCGCTGCGGGCGATGAGCCGGGCATTGACCTCGTCGGAGCCCAGCGCCCAGGCCCGGGCATCCTCGGGGCTCTTGCCGAAGGCAGCATGGCGTTCGATCAGCCGCTCGTGCCGCAGGCCGGTGTCCGGTTCCAGGTACCAGGACGTGTCGAGGCAGGCCGCAGCCCGCCGCCAGGGCCCGCCGTCATGCAGCAGGTAGTTTCCCTCGACGACAATCAGCGGGGTGCTGTAGTGAACCGGCAGGGCGCAGGCTATCGGTTCCTCGATCTCGCGCCGGAACACCGGGGCATAGATCAGTGGATCGTCCCCGGTCTGGGCCTTGACCCGTTCAAGCAGCAACGCGCAGCCCATCGCGTCGAAGGTGTCGATGGCGCCCTTGCGCCCGGATTTCCCCTCGGCGCGCAGCACCTCGTTGGCCAGGTGGAACCCGTCCATCGGCAGCAGGCTGGCCAGCTCCGGGCCCAGTTCGCGCGCGATCGCCGCGGCCAAGGTGGACTTTCCCGAGCCCGGTGCGCCGATGATGCCCAGCACATGGCGGCCCGCCAGGCCCGCAAGGCCGCGGGCATGGGCGACTAGTTCGTCGAACTCGACTCGTTCCAAGGGCATTTCGCTTCGCTCCATGAGTTCAGTATCCGGTCTTCGGTGGGTGGAAGGTGGAATCGCGGAGGTCCTGCTGCCAGCTTCCGCGGCCGATGCCGGACAGGGCCCGGATCCATTCCCGCTGGCCGAGCAGGCCGACCTTCACCGCGGCGATGCCCGCCGCGAATTCCAAGGCCCGCTCGAAACCCAGGTGCCGATGGGAGATGGCGTTGACGTACGCGCCGTGGAAGACGTCGCCGGCACCCAGCGTGTCGACCGCCGCCACGGTTTCCACGGTGATGGTGCCCGATGCCGGTCGTGCCGAACCCGGGCGCCGTTCCATCCAGCTGATCGGGTCGGCGCCGTCAGTCACCGCCACCCGGGTGGCCCCGGATTCCAGGATCGCGTCCATCGACGCCCGGCGTCCGGAGGTTCCGGGGATCCGGAAATCCGCCGAACAGATGACGTCGTCGGCCAGGGGCAGCAGTTCGGCCATGACCGGTTTCCAGCGTCCGGCATCGAGCACGACGCGGACGCCTGCGTCGCGGGCCAGGTCCGCGGCCCAGCGGGCGATCCGGGGATGGTGCCCGTCCAGGAGCAGTGCGGTGCAGTGCTCCAGCGGGGGAGCGGTCTGCGGAGCGCCGAGGTCCATGCCGGTCGCATCGGAGGAGATGATGGCCCGGTCCCCGGTCCCCTCGGTGAGGATGATGCTGGACAGGGCGGGCACCGCCGAATCCGGGGCCCAGTCATCGAGCGGAAGCCCGCCGTCCTCGAGCAGGCCGCGGATGGTGGAACCCACCGCCTGCCGGCCCAGCCCGGTGCCCAGCCGGACGCCTCCGCCCAGGGCGGCGCAGGCCAGTGCCGCATTGGTGGCGGGTCCGCCGGGTGCTGTTTCCTGCCAGCGTGAGGTCACCTTTTCGTTGGGACCGGGGAAGTGCCCGACGCGTTGGATGACATCGAGCGTGGCCAGTCCGACGAACCAGGACCAGCTGTCGGCCCCACTCATGCCGTGCCGGATTTTTCCAGCTCGGTGGGTTCCAGGGCGCCGGTCATCATGGCCACCACCTCGGACATGTTGCGGTTCCGCGGATCGACGACGGCGGCCCGCTTGCCCAGCCGGTGGACGTGGATCCGATCCGCCACCTCGAACACGTTGGGCATGTCGTGGCTGATCAGCACGACCGGGATCCCCTTGTCGCGGATCTTGCGGATCAGCTCGATCACCATGCCCGTTTCACGGACACCGAGCGCGGCCGTGGGTTCGTCCATGACGATCACCCGCTTGCCGAAGGCAGCCGTCCTGACTACTGCGACGCCCTGGCGCTGACCGCCGGAGAGCTTTTCCACCGGCTGGCGCACCGACTTGATGCCGATCTTCAGGTCGGCCAGGTGCATCGCCGCCTCCTCGCGCATCCTTTTCATGTCCAGCTGCCGGAAGACCGAGCCGAGGATGCCGGGTTTGAGCAGTTCGCGGCCCAGGAAGACGTTGGAGGCGATGTCCAGGGCAGGGATCACTGCCAGGTCCTGGTAGACGGTTTCGATGCCCTGGGCCCGGGCGTCGAGGGTGTTCTTGAAATGGATCTCCTTGCCCTCCAGCGTGATGGTGCCGCGGTCGGGGACCAGCGCGCCGGTCAGTGCCCGGATCAGCGATGACTTGCCGGCGCCGTTGTCGCCGATGACGGCAAGCACCTCCCCGTCGTGCAGGTCGAAGTCCGCCCCGTTGATGGCTGTGACGCTGCCGTAGCGCTTGACCAGGCCACGGGCCTGCATGATGACGCGGCGTTCGGCGATCTCCGGGCTCATGAGCTCCTCCTTCGGGCCAGGGTGTCCAAGGCGACGGCGGCGATGACCAGGATGCCGGTGGCGATGTTCTGGTAGAGCGCATCGACCCCCGCTGCCGTGAGTCCGCTGCGCAGCACGCTGACGATCAGCATGCCGAAGAGCGTGCCGAAGATGCTGCCTCGCCCTCCGAACAGGCTGGTTCCGCCGATGACCACGGCGGTGATCGTTTCGAGGTTCGCCTGCTGGAAGGCGTTGGGGTCGGCCACCGGGATCCTGCCCAGGGCGGCCCATGCGGCGACGGCGGCGATGAGGCCGGCCAGACCGTAGACGTAGAACAGCGTCTTCCTGGTGTTGATGCCGACCAGTTTCGCCGCGTCGGGATTGCCTCCCACGGCGTAGATATGCTGGCCGGTGGCCGTCTGTTTGAGCATGTACCAGACCAGCAGGTAGACGGCGAACATCATCAGCACGCCGTAGGTGAGCGTGAACGTCCCGATCTTGAACGATTCGCCCAGGACGGTCTGCACTCCCTCCACGGCCGCATAGGTCTGCGAGCCGGCGTAGAGCTGGGTCGCGGCGAAGAAGATGGTGAACGTTCCCAGCGTGACGATGAACGGCGGGAGGTTGAGCACAGCAACGAGCGTTCCGTTGATCAGCCCGGCCAGCACGCAGACCACGACCGCAGCTGCCAGGCCGATCCAAGGACCCTGGACGGCCCCGATCTTGGCCATGACCAGGGTGCCGAGAATGGCCACGGCGCCGATGGACAGGTCGATTCCGCCGGTGAGGATGATCAGGGTCTGGCCGACGGCGAGGATCCCGATGACCACTGACTGCTGCAGCAGCAGCGACAGGTTGGCGGTGGAGAGGAAGTTGTCGGTGATGGAGCCAAAGACGATGATGGCCAGGACCAGCGCGGCCAGGGGGCCCAGCAGCGGCTGGTGGATGATTTCCAGTAGCCGGCGGCCCCTGATGGGCGATGCCGGAACCGAGTCGGTCAATGGTGAACTCATGCGTATCTCCCAGCGGTAGTGGGGGCCGCGGCCCCCACTACCCGTTGCGGTTCGGTGGTGTCGGTCGGGGGACTAGCCCCAGCAGTTTTCCATGCCCCAGGCGGTGTCCTTGGAATCGACGCCGGAGACCGGCTTGTCGGTGATGATCTCCGTTCCAGTGTCGGTGAATCCGGAGGGCTTGGTGCCGGTCTTGGCGAAGTCGACGACGGCCTTCACTCCGTCGGCAGCCATCTTGCCCGGGAACTGCATGACGGTCGCGCCGATGATGCCCTTCTTGACGTTCTCGACACCGGTGCAGCTGCCGTCGATGGACCCGATGGTGATCTGGTCCTGCTTGCCGGCCGACTTGATGGCTTGGTAGGCGCCGGCGGCCGCAGGCTCGTTGATCGTGTACAGGGCGTTGGCGTCGGGGACGCGCTGGAGCAGGTTTTCCATGGCCGTCTGGGCCTTGGTCTGGTCGCCGTTGGTGTTTTCCATGCCCTTGATCTCGGGTGCGCCTTCCTTCAGGCCCATGCCCTCGAGGAATCCGTCATGGCGGAAGGTGTCCACCGTGCCGCCCGGGGTTCCGTCGAGCATGAGGAGCTGCGGGGTCTTGTCGCCCAGGGTCACCTTGACCCAGGTTCCCTGCAGTACGCCGGCCTTCAGGTTGTCCGTGGCGAACGTGGCGTCCACCGCGTCGGCCGGGTCGGTGGCCGTGTCCAGGGCGATGACGACGACCCCGGCGTCGCGGGCCTTCTTGATGGCCGAGAGGATGCCGGTAGAGGAGTTGGGGGTAATCAGGATGCCCTTGACGCCCTGGGCGACCAGGTTCTCGATGGCGGCGACCTGGCCCTCGTTATCGCCGTCGAATTTTCCGGCCAGTGCCACCACCTCGGCGCCGTTGGCAGCACCGGATTCCTTGGCCGCTTCGCGGAGCTTGACGAAGAACGGGTTGGTGTCGGTCTTGGTGACCAGGCCGACCTTGACCGGCCCCGAGGCATCCCCGCTGGGGCTGGCGCTGGTGGCCGAGGCATCGCCGCTGGGGCTGGTCGAGCCGGCGCCGGCGCCGCCCGATGAACCGCAGGCAGCCAGCGTGACCGCCAGCGTGCCGATCGAAATCGCGCCCAAGAACCTGTTGAGTTTCTTCATGGTGACTCCCTTGTCGCTGTCTGTGTATCCGGGGCGCAGTGCCCTGCGTCACGCCGGCCGTGTTCATGAGAGTAGATTGATACAAGCGCTTGCGCAAGCGCTTGTATGAAATTGGCCACTACGTTCTATAGTTGTTATCAACGAGCATGAAAACGGCTGGCAGGAGGTTGAATCGTGACAACGATGGACGACGTGGCACGGATCGCCGGCGTTTCCGGATCCACGGTTTCGCATGTCCTGAACGGGACCAGGGCGGTCAACGAGCGCACGCGGTTCAGGGTGCTGGAGGCCATCGAAAGCACCGGATACCGGCGCAACGGACTGGCCCGATCCCTGGCCATGCAGCGCACGCAAACGCTGGGGCTGGCCATTTCAGTGCTGAGCAATCCGTACTTCGGTTCCCTGGTGAACACCATCGAAAAGGTCGCCTCGGCCGCCGGATACACCATCGTGCTGGCAGACACCCACGACGATCCCGAGCGCGAGGAACAAACCGTCA
This genomic interval carries:
- a CDS encoding ArsR/SmtB family transcription factor, coding for MTTERTPKPVTAVPDRNMTSPMLKAMANPLRRQILAILGAVESARATDLAQRLDVPANKLSFHLRVLAAAGIIAEAPELARDRRDRVWQTVPGGLRIGSPDAPAPADDRLALLAYLDQEGRDQHRRLDAVLGAAAAYAKVPETDPRALLNTTALLLDEAELEELGDRIIEVIRSMKRKHAVPVAESGERKLWHFTMFMAREDLPGLEASGDGPGTSPGGRDPGRPETG
- a CDS encoding nucleoside/nucleotide kinase family protein, whose translation is MPLERVEFDELVAHARGLAGLAGRHVLGIIGAPGSGKSTLAAAIARELGPELASLLPMDGFHLANEVLRAEGKSGRKGAIDTFDAMGCALLLERVKAQTGDDPLIYAPVFRREIEEPIACALPVHYSTPLIVVEGNYLLHDGGPWRRAAACLDTSWYLEPDTGLRHERLIERHAAFGKSPEDARAWALGSDEVNARLIARSAPRADRILDLATILPAA
- a CDS encoding ATP-binding cassette domain-containing protein is translated as MSPEIAERRVIMQARGLVKRYGSVTAINGADFDLHDGEVLAVIGDNGAGKSSLIRALTGALVPDRGTITLEGKEIHFKNTLDARAQGIETVYQDLAVIPALDIASNVFLGRELLKPGILGSVFRQLDMKRMREEAAMHLADLKIGIKSVRQPVEKLSGGQRQGVAVVRTAAFGKRVIVMDEPTAALGVRETGMVIELIRKIRDKGIPVVLISHDMPNVFEVADRIHVHRLGKRAAVVDPRNRNMSEVVAMMTGALEPTELEKSGTA
- a CDS encoding ABC transporter permease, which translates into the protein MSSPLTDSVPASPIRGRRLLEIIHQPLLGPLAALVLAIIVFGSITDNFLSTANLSLLLQQSVVIGILAVGQTLIILTGGIDLSIGAVAILGTLVMAKIGAVQGPWIGLAAAVVVCVLAGLINGTLVAVLNLPPFIVTLGTFTIFFAATQLYAGSQTYAAVEGVQTVLGESFKIGTFTLTYGVLMMFAVYLLVWYMLKQTATGQHIYAVGGNPDAAKLVGINTRKTLFYVYGLAGLIAAVAAWAALGRIPVADPNAFQQANLETITAVVIGGTSLFGGRGSIFGTLFGMLIVSVLRSGLTAAGVDALYQNIATGILVIAAVALDTLARRRSS
- a CDS encoding GNAT family N-acetyltransferase, which translates into the protein MSSSRAILLRSRSEDDFEVLFHIAADLSTWEERNAASPAPLDRESFRARLAQADAAGSGKGVRFVIDVEGAAVGSVMLFGVDELARHAEVGIALVAEARGKGIGTAAISQIVEFAFVRCNLRRLHLQVIGSNLGAIRAYEKAGFVIEGRQRQHAWVRGKYEDILVMGILRPE
- a CDS encoding PfkB family carbohydrate kinase, with the protein product MSGADSWSWFVGLATLDVIQRVGHFPGPNEKVTSRWQETAPGGPATNAALACAALGGGVRLGTGLGRQAVGSTIRGLLEDGGLPLDDWAPDSAVPALSSIILTEGTGDRAIISSDATGMDLGAPQTAPPLEHCTALLLDGHHPRIARWAADLARDAGVRVVLDAGRWKPVMAELLPLADDVICSADFRIPGTSGRRASMDAILESGATRVAVTDGADPISWMERRPGSARPASGTITVETVAAVDTLGAGDVFHGAYVNAISHRHLGFERALEFAAGIAAVKVGLLGQREWIRALSGIGRGSWQQDLRDSTFHPPKTGY
- a CDS encoding substrate-binding domain-containing protein, which produces MKKLNRFLGAISIGTLAVTLAACGSSGGAGAGSTSPSGDASATSASPSGDASGPVKVGLVTKTDTNPFFVKLREAAKESGAANGAEVVALAGKFDGDNEGQVAAIENLVAQGVKGILITPNSSTGILSAIKKARDAGVVVIALDTATDPADAVDATFATDNLKAGVLQGTWVKVTLGDKTPQLLMLDGTPGGTVDTFRHDGFLEGMGLKEGAPEIKGMENTNGDQTKAQTAMENLLQRVPDANALYTINEPAAAGAYQAIKSAGKQDQITIGSIDGSCTGVENVKKGIIGATVMQFPGKMAADGVKAVVDFAKTGTKPSGFTDTGTEIITDKPVSGVDSKDTAWGMENCWG